In Rhizobium sp. N324, a single genomic region encodes these proteins:
- the rpoC gene encoding DNA-directed RNA polymerase subunit beta': MNQEVMNLFNPQVPAQNFDSIRISIASPEKILSWSYGEIKKPETINYRTFKPERDGLFCARIFGPIKDYECLCGKYKRMKYKGIICEKCGVEVTLSRVRRERMGHIELAAPVAHIWFLKSLPSRISTLLDMTLKDVERVLYFENYIVTEPGLTALKEHQLLSEEEYMLAVDEYGEDQFTAMIGAEAIYEMLASMNLEKIAGDLRAELADTTSDLKQKKLMKRLKIVENFMESGNRPEWMIMKVVPVIPPDLRPLVPLDGGRFATSDLNDLYRRVINRNNRLKRLIELRAPGIIIRNEKRMLQESVDALFDNGRRGRVITGANKRPLKSLSDMLKGKQGRFRQNLLGKRVDYSGRSVIVTGPELKLHQCGLPKKMALELFKPFIYARLDAKGYSSTVKQAKKLVEKEKPEVWDILDEVIREHPVLLNRAPTLHRLGIQAFEPTLVEGKAIQLHPLVCTAFNADFDGDQMAVHVPLSLEAQLEARVLMMSTNNILHPANGAPIIVPSQDMVLGLYYLSILNQNEPGEGMAFSDLGELHHALETKVVTLHTKIRGRFKSVDEDGKPYSKIYETTPGRLLIGELLPKNGKVPFDICNQEMTKKNISKMIDTVYRHCGQKDTVIFCDRIMQLGFSHACRAGISFGKDDMVIPDAKAKIVADTESLVKEYEQQYNDGLITQGEKYNKVVDAWGKATEKVAEEMMARIKAVEFDENTGRQKPMNSIYMMSHSGARGSPNQMRQLGGMRGLMAKPSGEIIETPIISNFKEGLTVNEYFNSTHGARKGLADTALKTANSGYLTRRLVDVAQDCIVTHVDCGTETGLTMTAIVDAGQVVASLGARILGRTALDDIDHPVSGERIVDAGKMILEPDVIEIEKAGIQSIRIRSALTCEIQTGVCSVCYGRDLARGTPVNMGEAVGVIAAQSIGEPGTQLTMRTFHLGGTATVVDQSFLEASYEGTVQIKNRNILRNSDGNLVAMGRNMTVQILDERGVERSSQRVAYGSKLHVDEGDKVKRGQRLAEWDPYTRPMMTEVAGTVQFEDLVDGLSVLEATDESTGITKRQVIDWRSTPRGSDLKPAIVIKDASGNVAKLSRGGDARFMLSVDAILSVEPGTKVSQGDVLARSPLESAKTKDITGGLPRVAELFEARRPKDHAIIAEIDGTIRLGRDYKNKRRVIIEPAEDGVEPVEYLIPKGKPFHLQEGDYIEKGDYILDGNPAPHDILAIKGVEALASYLVNEIQEVYRLQGVVINDKHIEVIVRQMLQKVEITDAGDSTYIVGDNVDRIELEDVNDHLIEQGKKPAYGDPVLLGITKASLQTPSFISAASFQETTKVLTEAAIAGKTDGLQGLKENVIVGRLIPAGTGGTMTQIRRIATSRDELILEERRKGTGAAVATPMLQDMAEKAPAAE; the protein is encoded by the coding sequence ATGAACCAAGAGGTCATGAATCTTTTCAATCCGCAGGTGCCTGCACAGAATTTCGATTCTATTCGGATTTCAATCGCATCTCCGGAGAAGATCCTCTCCTGGTCTTACGGTGAGATCAAGAAGCCGGAAACCATCAACTACCGCACGTTCAAGCCGGAACGCGACGGTCTGTTCTGCGCGCGCATCTTCGGACCGATCAAGGATTACGAATGCCTGTGCGGCAAGTACAAGCGCATGAAGTACAAGGGCATCATCTGCGAAAAGTGCGGCGTCGAAGTGACGCTGTCGCGCGTTCGCCGTGAGCGCATGGGCCATATCGAGCTCGCTGCTCCCGTTGCCCATATCTGGTTCCTCAAGTCGCTGCCGTCGCGCATTTCGACGCTGCTCGACATGACGCTGAAGGATGTCGAGCGCGTCCTCTACTTCGAAAACTACATCGTCACCGAGCCGGGCCTGACGGCCCTGAAGGAGCACCAGCTCCTCTCGGAAGAAGAGTACATGCTTGCCGTCGACGAATACGGCGAAGACCAGTTCACCGCGATGATCGGCGCTGAGGCGATCTACGAGATGCTGGCCTCGATGAACCTCGAAAAGATCGCCGGCGACCTGCGCGCCGAGCTTGCCGACACCACGTCGGATCTCAAGCAGAAGAAGCTGATGAAGCGCCTGAAGATCGTCGAGAACTTCATGGAGTCGGGCAATCGTCCGGAATGGATGATCATGAAGGTCGTTCCGGTCATCCCGCCGGATCTGCGTCCGCTGGTTCCTCTGGATGGTGGTCGGTTCGCGACCTCGGATCTGAACGATCTCTACCGCCGCGTCATCAACCGTAACAACCGTCTGAAGCGCCTCATCGAGCTTCGTGCGCCCGGCATCATCATCCGCAACGAAAAGCGCATGCTGCAGGAATCGGTTGATGCGTTGTTCGACAACGGCCGCCGTGGCCGCGTCATCACCGGCGCCAACAAGCGTCCGCTGAAGTCGCTCTCCGACATGCTGAAGGGCAAGCAGGGCCGCTTCCGCCAGAACTTGCTCGGCAAGCGCGTCGACTATTCCGGCCGTTCGGTCATCGTCACCGGTCCGGAACTGAAGCTGCACCAGTGCGGCCTGCCGAAGAAGATGGCGCTCGAGCTCTTCAAGCCGTTCATCTACGCCCGCCTCGACGCCAAGGGTTACTCCTCGACCGTCAAGCAGGCCAAGAAGCTGGTCGAAAAGGAAAAGCCTGAAGTCTGGGATATCCTCGACGAGGTCATCCGCGAGCATCCGGTTCTCCTGAACCGCGCGCCGACGCTGCACCGCCTGGGCATCCAGGCCTTCGAACCCACCCTGGTCGAAGGCAAGGCGATCCAGCTGCACCCGCTCGTCTGCACGGCCTTCAACGCCGACTTCGACGGCGACCAGATGGCCGTTCACGTGCCGCTGTCGCTGGAAGCCCAGCTCGAAGCCCGCGTGCTGATGATGTCGACCAACAACATCCTGCATCCGGCCAACGGCGCGCCGATCATCGTTCCCTCGCAGGACATGGTTCTTGGCCTCTATTACCTGTCGATCCTGAACCAGAACGAGCCGGGCGAAGGCATGGCCTTCTCCGATCTCGGCGAACTGCATCACGCCCTCGAAACCAAGGTCGTGACGCTGCACACCAAGATCCGCGGCCGCTTCAAGTCGGTCGACGAGGATGGCAAGCCCTACTCGAAGATCTATGAGACGACGCCTGGCCGTCTGCTCATCGGCGAACTGCTGCCAAAGAACGGCAAGGTGCCCTTCGACATCTGCAACCAGGAAATGACCAAGAAGAACATCTCCAAGATGATCGACACGGTCTACCGCCATTGCGGCCAGAAGGACACGGTCATCTTCTGCGACCGCATCATGCAGCTCGGCTTCTCCCATGCCTGCCGCGCCGGCATTTCGTTCGGCAAGGACGACATGGTCATTCCGGATGCCAAGGCCAAGATCGTTGCCGACACCGAAAGCCTGGTGAAGGAATACGAGCAGCAGTACAATGACGGCCTGATCACCCAGGGCGAAAAGTACAACAAGGTTGTCGACGCCTGGGGCAAGGCCACCGAAAAGGTCGCCGAAGAAATGATGGCCCGCATCAAGGCGGTCGAATTTGATGAGAACACCGGCCGTCAGAAGCCGATGAACTCGATTTACATGATGAGCCATTCCGGCGCCCGCGGTTCTCCGAACCAGATGCGCCAGCTGGGCGGCATGCGCGGCCTGATGGCCAAGCCGTCGGGTGAAATCATCGAGACGCCGATCATCTCGAACTTCAAGGAAGGCCTGACCGTCAACGAGTACTTCAACTCGACGCACGGCGCCCGTAAGGGTCTGGCAGACACTGCCTTGAAGACCGCCAACTCCGGTTACCTGACCCGCCGTCTCGTCGACGTCGCGCAGGATTGCATCGTCACGCACGTTGATTGCGGCACCGAAACCGGCCTCACCATGACCGCCATCGTCGATGCCGGTCAGGTCGTCGCCTCGCTCGGCGCCCGCATCCTCGGCCGCACGGCGCTCGACGATATCGATCATCCGGTCTCGGGTGAGCGCATCGTCGATGCCGGCAAGATGATCCTCGAGCCCGACGTCATCGAGATCGAGAAGGCCGGTATCCAGTCGATCCGCATCCGCTCGGCGTTGACCTGCGAAATCCAGACGGGCGTCTGCTCGGTCTGCTACGGCCGCGACCTTGCCCGTGGTACGCCTGTCAACATGGGCGAAGCCGTCGGCGTCATCGCCGCTCAGTCGATCGGTGAGCCGGGGACCCAGCTCACCATGCGTACCTTCCACCTTGGCGGTACGGCAACCGTGGTCGACCAGTCGTTCCTGGAAGCCTCGTACGAAGGTACGGTGCAGATCAAGAACCGCAACATCCTGCGCAACTCCGATGGCAACCTCGTTGCCATGGGCCGCAACATGACCGTCCAGATCCTGGACGAGCGTGGCGTCGAGCGGTCGTCGCAGCGTGTGGCCTACGGTTCGAAGCTGCATGTCGACGAAGGCGACAAGGTCAAGCGCGGCCAGCGTCTGGCGGAGTGGGATCCTTACACCCGTCCGATGATGACCGAAGTGGCTGGTACCGTTCAGTTCGAAGACCTGGTCGACGGTCTTTCGGTCCTGGAAGCGACCGACGAATCCACCGGCATCACCAAGCGTCAGGTCATCGACTGGCGTTCGACCCCGCGCGGTTCGGACCTCAAGCCGGCGATCGTCATCAAGGATGCCAGCGGCAATGTCGCCAAGCTGTCGCGCGGCGGCGACGCCCGCTTCATGCTCTCGGTCGACGCCATCCTGTCGGTCGAGCCGGGCACCAAGGTCTCCCAGGGTGACGTTCTCGCGCGTTCGCCGCTGGAAAGCGCCAAGACCAAGGACATCACCGGCGGTCTGCCGCGTGTTGCCGAGCTCTTCGAAGCCCGCCGTCCGAAGGACCACGCCATCATCGCAGAGATCGATGGTACGATCCGTCTCGGCCGCGACTACAAGAACAAGCGCCGCGTCATCATCGAGCCGGCGGAAGACGGTGTCGAGCCTGTCGAATACCTGATCCCGAAGGGCAAGCCCTTCCACCTTCAGGAAGGCGACTATATCGAAAAGGGTGACTACATCCTCGACGGTAACCCGGCTCCGCACGACATCCTGGCGATCAAGGGCGTGGAGGCTCTGGCCTCCTACCTCGTCAACGAGATCCAGGAAGTCTACCGCTTGCAGGGCGTTGTCATCAACGACAAGCACATCGAGGTAATCGTCCGTCAGATGCTGCAGAAGGTGGAAATCACCGATGCAGGCGACTCGACCTATATCGTCGGCGACAATGTC